In a single window of the Agrobacterium vitis genome:
- a CDS encoding BA14K family protein: protein MPVFRNALAGVAFALVGSLPAVASATMPFAVAPPSGNPSQVIDIRYVCDVYGCYDRPDYGRPPPPPPGYYRPVPPPPPPPYYRPAPPPPGYYRPATPPRVSNRHIRWCMDRYRSYDPQTNRYIAGDGRLRVCRSPFR, encoded by the coding sequence ATGCCAGTGTTCCGCAATGCCTTGGCTGGGGTTGCGTTCGCCCTTGTCGGCAGCCTGCCTGCTGTCGCATCGGCGACCATGCCATTTGCCGTGGCCCCGCCGAGCGGCAACCCATCCCAAGTCATCGATATCCGCTATGTCTGTGATGTCTATGGTTGCTATGACCGACCCGATTACGGCAGGCCGCCACCGCCGCCGCCAGGCTATTACCGGCCAGTCCCACCACCGCCTCCGCCGCCCTATTACCGCCCCGCACCTCCGCCACCCGGCTATTATCGTCCAGCGACACCGCCGCGGGTATCCAACCGCCATATCCGCTGGTGCATGGACCGCTATCGGTCCTATGATCCACAAACCAACCGCTACATCGCCGGGGATGGCCGCCTGCGGGTCTGCCGCTCACCATTCCGATGA
- the pheT gene encoding phenylalanine--tRNA ligase subunit beta: MKFTLSWLKDHLDTDATLDQVCERLTAIGLEVEDVDDKAAYKPFVIAKILSEEKHPSADRLKVLSVDAGDGKPVQVVCGAPNARAGLIGAFGRPGMYVPGLDVTLAIGNIRGVESHGMMCSEKELNMSDNHDGIIDLPDDAPVGTSFAAYAGIDDPVIEINLTPNRPDCTSIYGIARDLAASGLGTLKQPKAPSFAVEGETSVEVKLELDDAKLCPGFAYRLVRGVKNGPSPVWMQKRLIAIGLRPISALVDVTNYMTFDQGRPMHVFDADKVKGALTVRRAKDGEEILALDTRTYKLTPNTVVIADDNGVESIGGIMGGEHSGCDENTSNVLIESALWDPINIAKSGRSLGIITDARYRFERGVDPDYMVPGLERTTELVLEMCGGVAATTKVVGYQGHTKKVVDFPFSEVKRLTGLNVSTDESRSILTGLGFEVSGEGEAVKVAVPSWRPDVDGKADLVEEVMRMHGVDKITPEPLPSMGAVNSKILTTLQIRTRTAKRALASRGMMEAVTWSFISAEQAALFGGGSAALKLVNPIAADMSDMRPSLLPGLLTAAQRNADRGFGDVAIFEVSGTYEGDTPEGQRRVAGGVRRGTASLSGAGRMWSNAAKGGGKPVDVYDAKADALTVLEACGLPMGNVQIEQGGPEWYHPGRSGTIKMGPKVVLGYFGEFHPKTLAALDVSGALCGFEIYLDAMPEPKKKATRTKPALDLSPLQMVKRDFAFVVEKQVEAGAIIKAATSADRKLISGVNVFDVFEGASVGEGKKSVAIEVLIQPSDKTLTDEDFDALTKKIVGNVEKTTGGVLRA, from the coding sequence ATGAAATTCACACTCTCCTGGTTGAAAGACCATCTGGACACCGATGCCACGCTGGATCAGGTCTGCGAGCGCCTTACCGCCATTGGCCTTGAAGTTGAGGATGTTGATGACAAGGCGGCCTATAAGCCGTTTGTGATTGCCAAGATTTTGAGCGAGGAAAAGCATCCGTCTGCCGATCGTCTGAAAGTTCTCTCGGTCGATGCTGGCGACGGTAAACCTGTGCAGGTCGTTTGCGGCGCGCCAAATGCGCGGGCGGGCTTGATTGGCGCGTTTGGCCGTCCGGGCATGTATGTGCCGGGGCTGGATGTGACGCTGGCTATTGGCAATATTCGTGGCGTGGAAAGCCACGGCATGATGTGTTCTGAAAAAGAACTCAACATGTCTGACAATCACGATGGCATTATCGATCTGCCGGACGATGCGCCTGTCGGTACCTCTTTTGCGGCCTATGCGGGCATTGATGATCCGGTCATCGAGATCAATCTCACGCCCAATCGGCCCGATTGCACCAGCATTTACGGCATTGCCCGTGATTTGGCGGCCTCCGGCCTTGGCACGTTGAAGCAGCCAAAAGCTCCAAGCTTTGCAGTGGAAGGCGAGACCTCGGTTGAGGTCAAGCTGGAGCTGGATGATGCCAAGCTTTGCCCCGGCTTTGCCTATCGCCTGGTGCGCGGCGTCAAAAATGGTCCAAGCCCGGTCTGGATGCAAAAGCGGCTGATTGCCATTGGCCTGCGGCCCATCTCGGCGCTGGTGGATGTGACCAATTACATGACCTTTGATCAAGGTCGCCCCATGCATGTGTTTGATGCCGATAAGGTGAAGGGTGCGCTGACCGTGCGCCGTGCCAAGGATGGCGAGGAAATTCTGGCCCTCGACACCCGCACCTATAAGCTGACACCCAACACCGTGGTGATTGCCGATGACAATGGCGTTGAATCCATTGGCGGCATCATGGGCGGCGAGCATTCCGGCTGCGATGAAAACACCAGTAATGTGTTGATTGAATCGGCCCTGTGGGACCCGATCAACATTGCCAAATCGGGCCGTTCGCTCGGCATCATCACCGATGCCCGCTATCGGTTTGAGCGCGGCGTTGACCCGGACTATATGGTGCCCGGCCTTGAGCGCACCACCGAACTGGTGCTGGAAATGTGCGGCGGTGTGGCTGCCACCACCAAGGTGGTTGGCTATCAGGGCCACACTAAGAAGGTCGTTGATTTCCCGTTTTCCGAAGTCAAGCGCCTCACCGGCCTGAATGTCTCCACCGACGAATCCCGCTCCATCCTCACCGGCCTCGGCTTTGAGGTGTCGGGCGAGGGCGAAGCCGTTAAGGTGGCCGTTCCATCATGGCGGCCAGATGTGGACGGCAAGGCCGATCTGGTGGAAGAGGTCATGCGTATGCATGGCGTGGATAAGATCACGCCTGAGCCTCTGCCATCCATGGGTGCGGTCAACAGCAAGATCCTCACCACCTTGCAGATCCGCACCCGCACAGCCAAGCGGGCGCTGGCCAGCCGAGGCATGATGGAAGCGGTGACGTGGTCGTTCATCTCAGCGGAACAGGCCGCCCTGTTTGGCGGCGGTAGCGCGGCGCTGAAACTGGTCAACCCGATTGCCGCTGATATGTCGGACATGCGCCCATCGTTGCTGCCGGGTCTGCTCACCGCTGCCCAGCGCAACGCTGACCGTGGTTTTGGCGATGTGGCGATTTTCGAAGTCTCCGGCACTTATGAAGGCGATACGCCCGAAGGCCAGCGCCGCGTGGCAGGCGGCGTGCGCCGTGGTACGGCATCGCTTAGCGGTGCTGGCCGCATGTGGTCCAACGCAGCCAAGGGAGGCGGCAAGCCGGTGGATGTCTATGATGCCAAGGCCGATGCGCTGACCGTGCTGGAAGCCTGCGGCCTGCCGATGGGCAATGTGCAGATCGAGCAGGGTGGGCCGGAATGGTATCATCCGGGCCGCTCCGGCACCATCAAGATGGGGCCAAAGGTAGTTCTCGGCTATTTTGGCGAGTTCCACCCCAAGACGCTGGCAGCACTGGATGTGTCTGGTGCGCTCTGCGGCTTTGAAATCTATCTCGATGCCATGCCGGAGCCGAAGAAGAAGGCCACCCGCACCAAGCCAGCGCTGGATCTCTCACCCTTGCAGATGGTGAAGCGCGATTTCGCCTTTGTGGTTGAAAAACAGGTGGAAGCGGGCGCAATCATCAAGGCCGCCACCAGTGCCGACCGCAAGCTGATATCAGGCGTCAACGTGTTTGACGTGTTCGAAGGGGCAAGCGTTGGCGAGGGCAAGAAGTCCGTTGCCATTGAAGTTCTGATCCAGCCATCGGACAAGACCCTGACCGATGAGGATTTTGACGCGCTGACCAAGAAGATCGTCGGCAATGTTGAAAAGACCACAGGCGGTGTTTTACGCGCCTGA
- a CDS encoding ASCH domain-containing protein, with protein sequence MIELPEPHRDAVTFAFGDSPELADQLLGLVLAGKKTATCGALRDFGPKGEPIPVVGRRDVVLDGAGRAAAVIETVEVTIRRFDEVDAAFAHDEGEDDQTLEAWRVGHEVYFARNGGFTPDMELVCERFRLVDILKRDQG encoded by the coding sequence ATGATCGAGCTACCGGAGCCACACCGCGATGCTGTGACCTTCGCGTTTGGTGATTCGCCTGAGCTGGCGGATCAGCTTCTGGGGTTGGTGCTCGCAGGCAAGAAAACTGCAACATGCGGTGCATTGCGGGATTTTGGCCCAAAAGGTGAGCCCATTCCCGTCGTCGGGCGTCGTGACGTCGTTCTGGATGGTGCAGGGCGCGCTGCCGCAGTGATTGAGACTGTAGAGGTCACAATCCGGCGTTTCGATGAGGTTGATGCCGCATTCGCCCATGACGAAGGCGAGGATGACCAGACATTGGAAGCCTGGCGGGTTGGGCACGAGGTCTATTTCGCCCGCAATGGCGGGTTCACGCCGGATATGGAACTGGTTTGCGAGCGGTTTCGTCTCGTGGACATATTAAAGCGAGATCAGGGCTAA
- the pheS gene encoding phenylalanine--tRNA ligase subunit alpha yields the protein MSDLESLKTSLLADIAAASDEAGIEAVRLAAMGKKGSVSELLKTLGSMTPEERQTRGAAINALKNEITEQLTTKKTELKDAAINARLKAETLDVSLPVRSSPAERGRIHPISQIVDEITAIFADMGFSIAEGPDIETDYYNFTALNFPEGHPAREMHDTFFLQPDANGERKVLRTHTSPVQVRTMEAQKPPIRIVIPGKTYRQDSDATHSPMFHQVEGLVIDKTANVGHLRWVLEEFCKAFFEVDSVTMRFRPSFFPFTEPSFEVDIQCDRSSGPIVKFGEGKDWMEILGCGMVHPNVLRAGGLDPDEYQGFAWGMGLDRIAMLKYGMPDLRDFFNADVRWMSHYGFRPLDMPTLFGGLSV from the coding sequence ATGTCCGATCTCGAGAGTTTGAAAACATCCCTTCTGGCCGATATCGCCGCTGCCAGCGACGAGGCTGGCATTGAAGCCGTGCGTCTTGCCGCCATGGGCAAGAAAGGCTCGGTTTCCGAGCTTTTGAAAACACTGGGCTCCATGACGCCGGAAGAGCGCCAGACCCGTGGTGCGGCAATCAACGCGCTGAAAAACGAGATCACCGAACAACTGACCACTAAAAAGACCGAGCTGAAGGACGCCGCCATCAATGCGCGCCTGAAGGCTGAAACGCTGGATGTGTCGCTGCCCGTGCGTTCCTCGCCTGCGGAGCGTGGGCGTATTCACCCGATCAGCCAGATCGTTGATGAAATCACCGCGATCTTTGCCGATATGGGCTTTTCCATTGCCGAAGGCCCGGATATCGAGACCGACTATTACAATTTCACGGCGCTGAACTTCCCTGAAGGCCACCCGGCCCGCGAAATGCACGATACATTCTTCCTCCAGCCCGACGCCAATGGCGAGCGCAAGGTGCTGCGCACCCATACCTCGCCGGTGCAGGTGCGCACCATGGAAGCGCAAAAGCCGCCGATCCGCATCGTTATTCCGGGCAAGACCTACCGACAGGATTCCGACGCCACCCATTCGCCGATGTTCCATCAGGTCGAAGGTCTGGTGATCGACAAGACCGCCAATGTTGGCCATCTGCGCTGGGTTCTGGAAGAATTCTGCAAGGCCTTCTTTGAAGTCGATAGCGTCACCATGCGCTTTCGGCCGTCCTTCTTCCCGTTCACGGAACCATCATTCGAAGTGGACATTCAGTGCGACCGTTCCAGCGGCCCCATCGTCAAATTCGGCGAAGGCAAGGACTGGATGGAAATCCTCGGCTGCGGCATGGTCCACCCCAACGTGCTGCGTGCAGGCGGCCTCGACCCCGATGAATACCAGGGTTTTGCCTGGGGCATGGGCCTCGACCGCATCGCCATGCTGAAATACGGCATGCCGGACCTGCGCGACTTCTTCAATGCCGACGTTCGCTGGATGAGCCACTACGGTTTTCGTCCATTGGACATGCCGACATTGTTTGGTGGCTTGAGCGTATGA
- the rplT gene encoding 50S ribosomal protein L20, which produces MSRVKRGVAAHAKHKKVLKAAKGFYGRRKNTIRAAKAAVDRSKQFAYRDRKVNKRNFRALWIQRINAAVRESGLTYGRFIDGLNKAGIEVDRKVLSDMAIHEPAAFGALVEASKKALSYLKDAGTKNEFETAVK; this is translated from the coding sequence ATGTCACGCGTAAAACGCGGCGTTGCCGCTCATGCCAAGCACAAAAAGGTTCTGAAGGCCGCCAAGGGCTTTTACGGCCGCCGCAAGAACACCATCCGCGCTGCCAAGGCTGCGGTGGATCGTTCCAAGCAGTTCGCCTACCGCGACCGCAAGGTCAACAAGCGCAATTTCCGCGCCCTGTGGATTCAGCGTATCAACGCAGCTGTGCGCGAATCCGGCCTGACCTATGGCCGCTTCATCGACGGCCTGAACAAGGCTGGCATTGAAGTTGACCGTAAGGTTCTGTCCGACATGGCCATCCATGAGCCGGCAGCTTTCGGCGCGCTGGTTGAAGCCTCCAAGAAGGCTCTGTCCTACCTCAAGGATGCTGGCACGAAGAATGAGTTTGAGACCGCGGTTAAGTAA
- the rpmI gene encoding 50S ribosomal protein L35, whose product MPKMKTKSSAKKRFKITASGKVLAAAAGKRHGMIKRSNKFIRNARGTMVLAEADGKKVIKNYLPNGL is encoded by the coding sequence ATGCCCAAGATGAAGACGAAGTCCTCCGCCAAGAAGCGGTTCAAGATCACTGCCTCCGGCAAGGTCCTGGCTGCTGCCGCTGGCAAGCGTCACGGCATGATCAAGCGGTCCAACAAGTTCATCCGCAATGCACGCGGAACGATGGTACTTGCCGAAGCAGACGGCAAGAAAGTCATCAAGAACTACCTGCCAAACGGTCTCTGA
- a CDS encoding sensor histidine kinase, with translation MLRSLRLRLAIGSFLAIGLALMVLWFSVGFLFINYVGQQFKTEMTVIINTIASRLKVENGKIDIVSPPADPRFSTVSGGRYWQVWTPDGRSLRSRSLWDVELPRTGLHQEGPFDFSRAQGPDGEDILLLRSEIKISDEGIDYPVIIYAGFPLANLMEPLDQHRERSRSVMLITALVLLGAALLQARVVLQPLTRVRNQVSMVRAGQLRVMDDGVPPEVMPLVEEINLLLTERQYTIEKARSRASDLAHGLKTPLTVLAQMVQHLPSAEREAAFEQINLVRQRADRQLQAARLGVEQMQVTDMEGLMGKLVKVLDPIARARDLAWDVDVEPGLAIEADAADLAEAIGNILDNATKWASSVIHVRAFADRDMAMIVIGDDGPGVRPQDRQQVLRRGEFLDADQGGSGLGLAICADIMTAYGGNLSLDQADIGGLLVTLQFPRNGGRQIPAHPI, from the coding sequence ATGCTGAGATCACTGCGCCTTAGGCTCGCGATCGGCTCCTTCCTGGCAATCGGGTTGGCGCTGATGGTCCTTTGGTTCTCGGTCGGTTTTTTGTTCATCAACTATGTCGGTCAGCAATTCAAAACCGAGATGACTGTCATTATCAATACCATTGCCTCCCGCCTGAAGGTGGAAAATGGCAAGATTGATATCGTCTCGCCGCCAGCGGATCCGCGCTTTTCCACCGTCAGCGGCGGGCGTTACTGGCAGGTATGGACGCCTGATGGCCGCAGCCTGCGCTCGCGGTCGCTCTGGGATGTGGAACTGCCCAGAACTGGACTGCACCAGGAAGGGCCATTCGATTTCAGTCGTGCGCAGGGGCCCGATGGCGAGGATATTTTACTGCTACGCAGCGAAATCAAAATCTCGGATGAGGGCATAGACTATCCTGTTATCATCTATGCCGGCTTTCCTTTGGCCAACCTGATGGAACCGCTTGATCAGCATCGGGAGCGCTCGCGGTCCGTCATGCTGATCACTGCCCTGGTTCTGCTGGGCGCGGCGCTGCTCCAGGCCCGGGTCGTGTTGCAGCCATTGACGCGTGTGCGAAACCAGGTGTCGATGGTTCGGGCCGGTCAGTTGCGGGTCATGGATGACGGCGTGCCGCCTGAAGTGATGCCGCTTGTCGAAGAGATCAATCTCCTGCTCACCGAACGGCAATACACGATCGAGAAGGCACGCAGCAGGGCCAGCGACCTGGCGCATGGGTTGAAAACACCGCTGACGGTGCTGGCGCAAATGGTGCAGCATCTGCCTTCCGCCGAGCGTGAAGCGGCTTTCGAGCAAATCAACCTGGTGCGTCAGCGAGCCGACCGGCAATTGCAGGCCGCTCGCCTTGGCGTCGAGCAGATGCAGGTGACCGACATGGAAGGCCTGATGGGCAAGCTGGTCAAAGTTCTTGACCCGATTGCCCGGGCGCGGGACCTTGCCTGGGATGTCGATGTAGAACCAGGTCTGGCGATTGAGGCCGACGCCGCCGATCTTGCCGAAGCAATCGGCAATATTCTCGACAATGCAACGAAATGGGCCTCCTCGGTCATTCACGTCCGCGCTTTTGCGGATCGGGACATGGCGATGATCGTCATTGGTGACGATGGGCCGGGTGTGCGTCCGCAAGACCGGCAGCAGGTGCTGCGCCGGGGCGAATTTCTGGATGCAGACCAAGGCGGTTCCGGTCTGGGCCTCGCGATCTGCGCCGATATCATGACCGCTTATGGCGGCAATCTCAGCCTGGATCAGGCCGATATTGGCGGCTTGCTCGTCACACTGCAATTTCCCCGCAATGGCGGACGTCAGATTCCGGCTCACCCGATCTGA
- a CDS encoding response regulator transcription factor, which produces MRILLAEDDANIGRHVAETLRGEGYEVTLVNKGPDVWEAGEDTSLGAIILDLGLPGLDGLSILRRWRKDRIQTPVLVLTARGSWMERVDGFDAGADDYLPKPFRTEELLARLRALLRRAGKTSHTLFSAGRFQVDEAGRTVTFNGALLDVSPLEFRLIQILVQNKGRVFSAYEIATQIQGRDDDASKNAVEAMVARIRKKTDASAIETRRGFGYVVPDENSC; this is translated from the coding sequence TTGCGTATTTTACTGGCTGAAGACGATGCCAATATCGGTCGCCATGTGGCGGAGACGTTGCGAGGCGAGGGCTACGAGGTAACCTTGGTCAACAAGGGACCGGATGTCTGGGAAGCTGGAGAGGATACCTCCCTTGGCGCCATTATTCTCGATCTCGGCCTGCCTGGGCTGGATGGCCTTTCCATTTTGAGACGCTGGCGCAAGGATAGGATCCAGACACCTGTTCTGGTCCTGACGGCGCGGGGGTCCTGGATGGAAAGGGTTGATGGTTTCGATGCCGGAGCGGATGACTATCTTCCGAAACCGTTCCGGACAGAGGAATTGCTGGCCCGGCTTCGCGCATTGCTGCGGCGCGCTGGGAAAACCAGCCATACTCTGTTTTCAGCCGGGCGTTTCCAGGTGGATGAAGCCGGTCGGACAGTCACTTTCAATGGTGCCCTGCTGGACGTCAGTCCGCTGGAGTTTCGATTGATCCAGATTCTCGTCCAAAACAAGGGCCGGGTCTTTTCAGCCTATGAGATCGCCACCCAGATCCAGGGTCGCGATGACGATGCTTCGAAAAATGCAGTTGAAGCCATGGTGGCGCGGATCCGCAAGAAAACGGATGCCAGTGCTATCGAAACACGGCGCGGCTTCGGTTATGTCGTGCCGGACGAAAATTCATGCTGA
- the infC gene encoding translation initiation factor IF-3, translating into MRRPFKADAPVKDGPRSNREIRVPKVQLIDSEGQNLGAVPTDQALRMAEEAGLDLVEISPNAEPPVCKILDLGKLKYANQKKAAEARKKQKIVEVKEIKMRPNIDTHDYEVKMKSMSRFFEDGDKVKVTLKFRGREMAHQELGMKLLMQVKEDTVEVAKVEAEPKLEGRQMMMVLAPK; encoded by the coding sequence ATTCGCAGACCGTTCAAAGCCGATGCCCCCGTTAAGGACGGGCCGCGCTCCAACCGGGAGATCCGGGTTCCAAAGGTCCAGTTGATTGACTCAGAAGGCCAGAATCTCGGCGCCGTGCCGACGGACCAGGCGCTCCGCATGGCGGAAGAAGCCGGTCTCGATCTGGTCGAAATTTCGCCGAATGCTGAACCGCCCGTTTGCAAGATCCTGGACCTTGGCAAGCTGAAATACGCCAACCAGAAGAAGGCGGCAGAAGCGCGCAAGAAACAGAAAATCGTTGAAGTCAAAGAAATCAAGATGCGCCCGAACATCGACACCCATGACTATGAGGTGAAGATGAAGTCGATGTCGCGATTCTTTGAAGACGGCGACAAGGTCAAAGTCACCCTGAAGTTCCGCGGCCGCGAAATGGCCCACCAGGAACTGGGCATGAAATTGCTCATGCAGGTGAAGGAAGACACAGTCGAAGTTGCCAAAGTTGAGGCTGAACCCAAGCTCGAAGGTCGTCAGATGATGATGGTGCTGGCACCTAAATAA
- a CDS encoding alpha/beta hydrolase encodes MTDAGRTIETHAITVGQGSDARSIAALVRAPTGENRATCIWLGGYRSDMTGTKALEMDALARSLGVGAIRFDYSGHGASGGAFRDGTISRWLEEALAVVDHFKPANVVLVGSSMGGWIALRLIQELKARHNNPTQVAGMVLIAPAPDFTSDLIEPMLGDRERADLTEKGYFEEVSDYSPEPNIYTRALMEDGRANRVMTGMIDTGCPIHILQGMADPDVPYQHALKLVEHLPADDVVLTLVRDGDHRLSRPQDIDRMRSAIRAMIEPRP; translated from the coding sequence ATGACCGATGCCGGACGAACAATCGAAACCCATGCTATCACCGTGGGACAGGGAAGCGATGCGCGCAGCATAGCCGCGCTGGTCCGGGCACCCACAGGAGAGAATCGCGCCACCTGCATCTGGCTTGGCGGCTACCGATCCGACATGACAGGCACCAAGGCGCTGGAAATGGACGCCCTGGCCCGGTCGCTTGGGGTTGGAGCGATCCGCTTCGATTATTCCGGGCACGGTGCCTCTGGCGGAGCCTTTCGCGACGGCACCATTTCCCGCTGGCTGGAAGAAGCGCTTGCCGTTGTTGATCATTTCAAACCGGCAAACGTCGTTCTGGTCGGCTCCTCCATGGGTGGCTGGATTGCATTGCGACTGATCCAGGAACTGAAAGCCCGCCACAACAATCCGACCCAGGTGGCAGGAATGGTGTTGATCGCACCGGCTCCCGACTTCACTTCGGACTTGATTGAGCCAATGCTCGGCGACCGGGAGCGGGCAGATCTGACCGAGAAAGGTTATTTCGAGGAAGTCTCCGACTATAGCCCGGAGCCGAATATCTATACGCGTGCGCTGATGGAAGACGGGCGCGCTAACCGGGTGATGACCGGCATGATCGACACTGGCTGCCCCATCCATATCCTGCAAGGCATGGCCGATCCTGATGTGCCCTACCAGCATGCGCTGAAACTGGTCGAACACCTGCCCGCCGACGATGTTGTATTGACCTTGGTGCGTGACGGCGATCACCGCCTGTCGCGTCCGCAGGACATCGACCGGATGCGCAGTGCCATTCGCGCCATGATCGAACCAAGGCCATAA
- a CDS encoding transglutaminase-like cysteine peptidase — MTFRLSALAAFLALPLFFAGNAAADMTSAVPASMVTGGITSQPIGHYEFCLRYKAECQVRSKPGPARQVTEHGWDIVHAVNMDVNKSITPMTDMDVYGREEWWEYPVDAGDCEDFVLLKRKRLLQAGFSESDLLITVVRKPDGEGHAVLTLRTSTGDYILDNLVDDVKLWSDTSYTYLKRQASFDTGRWVTIESGKDVPVAALK; from the coding sequence ATGACCTTCAGGCTCTCAGCTCTGGCAGCTTTTCTGGCACTTCCGCTGTTTTTCGCGGGCAATGCGGCTGCGGATATGACATCGGCTGTTCCAGCCTCGATGGTCACCGGCGGCATCACTTCGCAGCCCATCGGTCATTACGAATTTTGCTTGCGCTACAAGGCCGAATGCCAGGTGCGCAGCAAGCCTGGCCCCGCGCGCCAGGTTACCGAACACGGTTGGGATATCGTTCACGCCGTCAACATGGACGTAAACAAATCCATCACGCCGATGACCGATATGGACGTCTATGGTCGTGAAGAATGGTGGGAATATCCCGTTGACGCAGGCGATTGCGAAGACTTTGTTCTGTTGAAGCGCAAGCGTCTGCTCCAGGCCGGATTTTCGGAATCGGATCTGCTGATTACCGTCGTGCGTAAGCCTGATGGCGAAGGCCATGCGGTATTGACGCTGCGCACATCCACAGGCGACTATATTCTCGACAATCTGGTTGACGATGTAAAACTCTGGAGCGACACCTCCTACACCTATCTGAAACGGCAGGCGAGCTTCGATACCGGTCGTTGGGTCACGATTGAAAGCGGCAAGGATGTTCCGGTCGCGGCGTTGAAATAG
- the mbfA gene encoding iron exporter MbfA produces MFRSLFAPAKRRLDSLTEQEVLALAISSEEDDARIYLAYADRLKEQYPQSAKVFKDMAEVEHTHRNMLIDMHRQRFGEHIPLIRREHVQGFMTRKPDWLQAQLSVDQVRQEAEAMERSAYNFYVEAQKHVSDARTRALLGDLAMAEQGHEDVAHMLGEKHRPEDVQQLEQETTKRQFVLTYVQPGLAGLMDGSVSTLAPIFAAAFATGDTWQTFLVGLSASVGAGISMGFTEASHDDGKISGRGSPIKRGLACGIMTTLGGLGHALPYLIPHFWTATATADVVVFIELWAIAFIQNKYMETPFWRAAMQVVLGGSLVLAAGILIGSG; encoded by the coding sequence ATGTTCCGCTCCTTATTCGCCCCTGCGAAGCGACGTCTGGATAGTCTCACCGAACAGGAGGTTCTTGCGCTGGCGATTTCTTCTGAGGAAGACGATGCGCGGATCTATCTGGCCTATGCGGATCGGTTGAAAGAGCAATATCCTCAGTCCGCCAAGGTTTTCAAGGATATGGCGGAGGTGGAGCACACGCACCGCAACATGCTGATCGACATGCATCGCCAGCGATTTGGCGAGCACATTCCGCTGATCCGCCGGGAGCATGTCCAAGGTTTCATGACGCGCAAGCCCGATTGGCTTCAGGCCCAGCTTTCTGTTGATCAGGTGCGCCAAGAGGCGGAAGCCATGGAGCGCTCCGCCTATAATTTTTATGTCGAGGCCCAGAAACATGTCTCGGATGCCCGCACAAGAGCACTTCTGGGCGATCTGGCCATGGCGGAGCAGGGCCATGAGGATGTGGCCCATATGCTGGGTGAAAAGCACCGGCCTGAGGACGTCCAGCAACTGGAGCAGGAAACCACCAAGCGGCAGTTCGTTCTCACCTATGTGCAGCCCGGCCTTGCCGGATTAATGGATGGTTCGGTTTCAACCCTTGCGCCGATCTTTGCGGCGGCCTTTGCCACCGGCGATACCTGGCAGACCTTTCTGGTCGGCCTCTCGGCCTCGGTGGGGGCAGGGATTTCCATGGGCTTTACCGAAGCCTCCCATGACGATGGCAAGATTTCTGGCCGAGGTTCGCCGATCAAGCGCGGCCTTGCTTGCGGCATCATGACGACGCTGGGCGGACTGGGCCATGCGTTGCCTTATCTCATTCCGCATTTCTGGACGGCGACGGCAACGGCGGACGTGGTGGTGTTCATCGAATTATGGGCCATCGCCTTCATACAGAACAAATATATGGAAACGCCGTTCTGGCGTGCGGCCATGCAGGTGGTGCTGGGCGGTTCGTTGGTATTGGCCGCAGGTATCCTGATCGGCAGCGGTTGA